Proteins from a single region of Sphingomonas swuensis:
- the ftsE gene encoding cell division ATP-binding protein FtsE has protein sequence MSALVEFDGVGLRYGTEAEVLQGLDFRLERGGFYFLTGPSGAGKTSLLKLLYLAQRPTRGRIRLFGEELADAPREALPAFRRRIGVVFQDFRLVRHLSAFDNIALPLRLAGEDDRTIEGPVREMLAWVGLADRASARPPTLSGGEQQRVAIARAVIAQPELLVADEPTGNVDAAMANRLISLFEALNRLGTTVVVATHDLSLIASVSGARMMRLEGGLLSDPTGELRHPPTRGYRA, from the coding sequence CTGTCGGCACTGGTCGAATTCGATGGGGTGGGGCTTCGCTACGGGACGGAGGCCGAGGTTCTTCAGGGCCTCGACTTCCGGCTGGAGCGTGGCGGCTTCTATTTCCTGACCGGCCCCTCGGGCGCGGGCAAGACGTCGCTGCTCAAGCTTCTCTATCTCGCCCAGCGCCCCACCCGAGGCCGGATCCGGCTCTTCGGCGAGGAGCTGGCCGATGCCCCGCGCGAGGCGCTTCCGGCGTTCCGGCGGCGGATCGGAGTGGTCTTCCAGGACTTCCGGCTGGTCCGCCACCTGAGCGCCTTCGACAATATCGCGCTCCCGCTTCGCCTGGCGGGTGAGGACGATCGGACGATCGAAGGGCCGGTGCGCGAGATGCTGGCATGGGTCGGGCTTGCCGACCGGGCGAGCGCGCGGCCCCCGACCCTCTCGGGCGGAGAGCAGCAGCGTGTGGCGATCGCGCGTGCGGTTATTGCCCAGCCCGAGCTGCTGGTCGCCGACGAACCAACCGGCAACGTCGATGCCGCCATGGCCAATCGGCTGATCAGTCTGTTCGAGGCGCTCAACCGGCTCGGCACGACGGTGGTGGTCGCGACCCACGACCTATCGCTGATCGCCTCGGTGTCGGGCGCGCGGATGATGCGGCTCGAAGGCGGGCTGTTGTCCGATCCGACCGGCGAGCTCCGCCACCCTCCGACGCGGGGGTATAGGGCATGA
- a CDS encoding cell division protein, which produces MMAWLFPTPALRRLLPDQRRRPAPWIVGLMTFVSLIVGAAGLSVLGAVDDLQTSSAGRWSLQVAGGKADAARARQILAAAPEVSAVAPVPEAEVRATLRSWLGPAADTMDLPLPALADVSLREGAKGEALALRLQSAVPSARLTPYAQELGPLLGSLRGLSLLVLGLLVVLAVALAAAVTLSARATLESNRATLDVFHGIGATEAQLLGLVQRRIALDALAGGVAGGVAAALVLALALVPARSFLGQIGPGGLLSARDLLILALLPVIQALFATLVARRALRQALAQSL; this is translated from the coding sequence ATGATGGCCTGGCTGTTCCCGACGCCAGCATTGCGCCGGCTCCTGCCCGACCAGCGACGGCGTCCCGCGCCGTGGATCGTCGGGCTGATGACCTTCGTCAGCCTGATCGTCGGCGCGGCGGGGTTGAGCGTGCTCGGCGCGGTCGACGACCTTCAGACCTCCTCGGCCGGGCGCTGGTCGCTCCAGGTAGCGGGGGGCAAGGCCGACGCCGCCCGGGCTCGACAGATCCTCGCGGCCGCACCCGAGGTGTCAGCCGTCGCCCCGGTGCCCGAGGCCGAGGTGCGGGCGACGCTGCGCAGCTGGCTTGGCCCGGCGGCGGACACGATGGACCTGCCGCTACCCGCGCTTGCCGACGTCAGCCTGCGCGAGGGTGCGAAAGGCGAGGCGCTGGCGCTGCGGCTGCAGTCGGCGGTGCCCTCGGCCCGACTGACGCCCTACGCGCAGGAACTTGGCCCCCTGCTCGGAAGCCTGCGCGGGCTGAGCCTGCTGGTTCTCGGCCTGCTGGTGGTGCTCGCCGTGGCGCTTGCCGCGGCCGTGACCCTGTCGGCACGCGCCACGCTCGAATCCAACCGGGCCACGCTCGACGTGTTTCACGGCATCGGCGCGACGGAGGCGCAATTGCTCGGGCTGGTGCAGCGGCGGATCGCGCTCGACGCCCTTGCCGGTGGAGTCGCGGGCGGGGTTGCGGCGGCGCTGGTGCTGGCACTGGCCCTCGTTCCGGCGCGCAGCTTCCTCGGGCAGATCGGGCCGGGCGGCCTCTTGTCGGCTCGCGACCTGCTGATCCTCGCCCTGCTCCCAGTGATCCAGGCGCTGTTCGCGACGCTGGTTGCCAGACGGGCCCTTCGGCAGGCATTGGCGCAGAGCCTATGA
- a CDS encoding YdcF family protein: MIVRLSALGLLLYVLGFALFAVSLATPAGAGKTDAVVVLTGGKGRIERGIELMRDKEAKRMLISGADPSVTRGDLARRLGPKSRPILRCCVDLGSESVDTRSNAEETRRWMEQQGYSSLRLVTSDWHMRRASYEFHQDLPEATIIEDAVATRPSLFMLFAEYNKYLLRRAALWLDI; this comes from the coding sequence ATGATCGTCCGCCTCTCCGCCCTCGGGCTGCTGCTCTATGTCCTTGGCTTCGCGCTTTTCGCAGTGTCGCTGGCGACCCCCGCGGGGGCCGGCAAGACCGACGCGGTGGTGGTCCTGACCGGCGGCAAGGGGCGGATCGAGCGCGGCATCGAACTGATGCGCGACAAGGAGGCCAAACGGATGCTGATCTCGGGCGCGGACCCGAGCGTCACGCGCGGCGACCTCGCCCGGCGCCTCGGCCCCAAGTCGCGGCCGATCCTGCGCTGCTGCGTCGATCTCGGGTCGGAATCGGTCGACACGCGGAGCAATGCCGAGGAGACGCGGCGCTGGATGGAGCAGCAGGGCTATTCGTCGCTCCGGCTGGTGACGAGCGACTGGCACATGCGCCGCGCTTCCTACGAATTCCACCAGGACCTGCCCGAGGCGACGATCATCGAGGATGCGGTGGCGACCCGTCCTAGCCTGTTCATGCTGTTCGCAGAGTATAACAAGTATCTGCTGCGCCGGGCGGCGCTGTGGCTCGATATCTAA
- a CDS encoding lysophospholipid acyltransferase family protein: protein MLSVVRSALYFLIFYPGTVFYCIAALIAARFGEGPIRRVIHGWASFHHLLVTKLLGIRFELEGTIPAGPVLIAVKHQAMVETIEVLLLVDTPVVVMKQQYVNTPLLGATMKSFGVIGVDREAGASALRAMMQRGKQAIAEGRPVVIFPEGTRVPVGETPELRPGFAGLYRALGLPVVPLAHDSGRIWPKGLVKRPGVIRLKVGETIPAGLKRGEIEERVHRAINALER, encoded by the coding sequence TTGCTCTCGGTTGTGCGCAGCGCGCTCTATTTCCTCATCTTCTACCCCGGCACGGTCTTCTACTGCATCGCCGCGCTGATCGCCGCCCGCTTCGGCGAGGGACCGATCCGGCGGGTGATCCACGGCTGGGCAAGCTTCCACCATCTGCTGGTGACGAAGCTCCTCGGGATCCGCTTCGAGCTCGAGGGGACGATCCCCGCCGGGCCGGTACTGATCGCGGTCAAGCACCAGGCGATGGTCGAGACGATCGAGGTGTTGCTGCTGGTCGACACGCCGGTGGTGGTGATGAAGCAGCAATATGTGAACACTCCGCTGCTCGGCGCGACGATGAAGAGCTTCGGGGTAATCGGTGTCGACCGCGAGGCCGGGGCGAGCGCTCTCAGGGCAATGATGCAGCGCGGCAAGCAGGCGATCGCCGAGGGGCGGCCGGTGGTGATCTTCCCCGAGGGCACGCGTGTGCCCGTCGGCGAGACTCCCGAGCTCCGGCCGGGCTTCGCCGGCCTCTACCGGGCACTCGGCCTGCCGGTGGTCCCGCTGGCGCATGACAGCGGTCGCATCTGGCCCAAGGGCCTCGTCAAGCGGCCGGGGGTCATCCGCCTCAAGGTCGGCGAGACGATCCCCGCCGGGCTCAAGCGCGGCGAGATCGAGGAACGGGTTCACCGCGCGATCAACGCGCTGGAACGCTAG
- the pheT gene encoding phenylalanine--tRNA ligase subunit beta, giving the protein MKFTLSWLREHLETDASVEQIADKLTSLGLEVESVDDPAEKLAPFVVAEVLTAERHPQADKLQVLQVNAGNGPLQVVCGAPNARAGMKGVFGPPGAYVPGSSFSLKVAAIRGVESNGMMCSERELELGEGHDGIIELPADAPVGERFADYAGLADPLFDIAVTPNRPDCFGVRGIARDLAAAGIGTLRPLPSTGIAAGFDNPVPIAIEDGSGCAAFAGRLVRGVRNGPSPDWLQKRLRAVGLRPISALVDVTNFFSIDRARPLHVYDAALLKGGITVRHGREGERFDALNDRSYEVVPDDCVIADDSGLLGLGGVVGGSSSGVTEGTTDVLLECAWFDPVAIARTGQRHQVHTDARARFERGVDPHELDASIDAATAMIQQLCGGEASSVTLATTPGWSEVIEPRQVTLRPERVAALSGMYVAPGEQAAILERLGFKAAGGQSWIVPGWRPDIDGEADLVEEVARVVGLDRLPSDPLPREPGVAHAVALPAQRLERRLRRLAAARGAHEAVTWSFISEADADAFGGGARVLANPISEEMKVMRPSLLPGLARAAARNLARGVGSIRLFELGRRYLVDAERPTLALLLTGDAAPRDWQSGKARAFSPYDVKAEVLALLAEGGAPTANLQLGAGAGASFHPGRSATLRLGKAELARFGELHPTLAKAFDLPPATQVAELFLDAIPAARNKGRARVAFAPPTLQPVTRDFAFVVPEALAAGDLVRAVRGADKALIADVRLFDRYQPAEGDLSLALEVTLQPNEKTLTEADLTALSNRIVAAAAKVGARLRT; this is encoded by the coding sequence ATGAAGTTCACCCTGTCCTGGCTGCGCGAGCATCTCGAAACCGACGCCTCGGTCGAGCAGATCGCCGACAAGCTGACCAGCCTCGGGCTGGAGGTCGAAAGCGTCGACGATCCGGCCGAGAAGCTGGCGCCCTTCGTGGTCGCCGAGGTGCTGACCGCCGAGCGCCACCCGCAGGCCGACAAATTGCAGGTGCTTCAGGTCAATGCCGGCAACGGCCCGCTCCAGGTGGTCTGCGGTGCGCCCAATGCCCGCGCGGGCATGAAGGGCGTGTTCGGGCCTCCGGGCGCCTACGTCCCCGGCTCGAGCTTCAGCCTCAAGGTCGCCGCCATCCGCGGCGTCGAATCGAACGGCATGATGTGCTCCGAGCGCGAGCTCGAGCTGGGCGAGGGTCATGACGGGATCATCGAGCTTCCCGCCGACGCCCCGGTCGGCGAGCGCTTCGCCGACTATGCCGGGCTTGCCGATCCCTTGTTCGACATCGCCGTCACCCCCAACCGTCCCGACTGCTTCGGGGTGCGCGGGATCGCCCGCGACCTCGCCGCCGCCGGGATCGGGACGCTGAGGCCGCTGCCGTCGACCGGCATCGCGGCGGGCTTCGACAATCCGGTGCCGATCGCGATCGAGGACGGCAGCGGCTGCGCCGCCTTCGCCGGCCGGCTCGTCCGCGGCGTGCGCAACGGCCCCTCGCCCGATTGGCTGCAGAAGCGGCTCCGCGCGGTCGGCCTGCGCCCGATCTCGGCGCTGGTCGACGTCACCAACTTCTTCTCGATCGACCGCGCGCGGCCGCTCCACGTCTATGACGCCGCGCTGCTCAAGGGTGGCATCACCGTTCGTCATGGCCGCGAGGGCGAGCGTTTCGACGCGCTCAACGACCGCTCCTACGAAGTCGTCCCGGACGACTGCGTGATCGCCGACGACAGCGGGCTTCTCGGCCTCGGCGGGGTGGTCGGCGGAAGCTCGAGCGGGGTCACCGAAGGCACCACCGACGTGCTGCTCGAATGCGCCTGGTTCGACCCGGTCGCGATCGCCCGCACCGGCCAGCGCCACCAGGTCCACACCGACGCCCGTGCCCGCTTCGAGCGCGGGGTCGACCCGCACGAACTCGATGCCTCGATCGATGCCGCGACCGCGATGATCCAGCAGCTTTGCGGCGGCGAGGCGTCGTCGGTGACCCTCGCCACCACGCCTGGCTGGAGCGAGGTCATCGAGCCGCGCCAGGTCACCCTCCGCCCCGAGCGCGTCGCCGCTCTGTCGGGAATGTATGTCGCCCCCGGCGAGCAGGCCGCCATCCTCGAGCGGCTCGGCTTCAAGGCCGCGGGCGGTCAGTCGTGGATCGTTCCCGGCTGGCGCCCCGATATTGACGGCGAGGCCGACCTCGTCGAGGAGGTCGCGCGGGTCGTCGGCCTCGACCGCCTTCCCTCTGACCCGCTTCCGCGCGAGCCCGGCGTCGCCCATGCGGTGGCGCTCCCTGCGCAGCGGCTCGAGCGCCGGCTCCGCCGACTTGCCGCCGCCCGTGGCGCGCACGAGGCGGTGACCTGGAGCTTCATCTCCGAGGCCGATGCCGACGCCTTCGGTGGCGGCGCCCGTGTTCTCGCCAACCCGATCAGCGAGGAGATGAAGGTCATGCGCCCCTCGCTCCTGCCGGGTCTTGCCCGCGCCGCGGCGCGCAACCTTGCCCGCGGGGTCGGCTCGATCCGCCTGTTCGAGCTTGGCCGGCGCTACCTCGTCGACGCCGAGCGCCCGACGCTCGCGCTGCTGCTGACCGGCGACGCGGCGCCGCGTGACTGGCAGAGCGGCAAGGCCCGCGCCTTCTCGCCCTATGACGTCAAGGCGGAAGTGCTCGCCCTGCTTGCCGAGGGTGGTGCCCCTACCGCCAATCTCCAATTGGGTGCCGGGGCGGGCGCGTCCTTCCATCCCGGGCGCTCGGCCACGCTGCGCCTCGGCAAGGCGGAGCTTGCCCGCTTCGGAGAGCTCCACCCGACCCTCGCCAAGGCTTTCGACCTGCCGCCCGCAACCCAGGTCGCCGAGCTGTTCCTCGACGCCATTCCCGCAGCGCGGAACAAGGGCCGGGCGCGCGTCGCCTTCGCGCCTCCCACGCTCCAGCCGGTCACCCGCGACTTCGCCTTCGTCGTTCCCGAGGCGCTTGCCGCGGGCGACCTCGTCCGGGCGGTGCGCGGCGCCGACAAGGCGCTGATCGCCGACGTCCGCCTGTTCGATCGCTACCAGCCGGCGGAGGGCGATCTCAGCCTCGCGCTCGAGGTCACGCTGCAGCCGAACGAGAAGACGCTGACCGAGGCCGACCTCACCGCTCTGTCAAACAGGATCGTGGCGGCCGCGGCGAAGGTCGGGGCGCGGCTCCGGACCTAG
- the pheS gene encoding phenylalanine--tRNA ligase subunit alpha, whose protein sequence is MSDLQATLDRIAAVTDLAALDAERVSALGKNGWVTALLKTLGGMTPDERQQRGPEIQSQRAEVAAAIEARKAALESAELERKLATERLDLSLPAADMPVGSIHPVSQVMDELAEIFADLGFAVAEGPEIESDWYNFTALNMPETHPARAMHDTFYLAPEKEGETNVLRTHTSPVQIRAMQQHGAPLRIIAPGRVYRSDSDATHTPMFHQIEGLVIDRGITMANLKWTLETFLKAFFERDDIAIRLRPSYFPFTEPSAEVDVGWSMENGRRVVGGSEGWMEVLGSGMVHPRVIAAAGLDPDEWQGFAFGTGIDRLAMLKYGMNDLRQFFDGDLRWLRHYGFGALSVPTLSAGVGA, encoded by the coding sequence ATGTCCGACCTTCAAGCGACCCTCGACCGCATCGCCGCCGTGACCGACCTTGCCGCTCTCGACGCGGAGCGGGTTTCCGCGCTCGGCAAGAACGGCTGGGTGACCGCGCTTCTCAAGACCCTCGGCGGCATGACGCCAGACGAGCGGCAGCAGCGTGGGCCCGAGATCCAGAGCCAGCGCGCCGAAGTTGCCGCGGCGATCGAAGCCCGCAAGGCCGCGTTGGAGAGTGCCGAGCTCGAGCGCAAGCTCGCCACCGAGCGGCTCGACCTCTCGCTTCCCGCGGCCGACATGCCGGTCGGCTCGATCCACCCGGTCAGCCAGGTGATGGACGAGCTCGCCGAGATCTTCGCCGACCTCGGCTTCGCGGTCGCCGAGGGTCCCGAAATCGAGAGCGACTGGTACAATTTCACCGCGCTCAACATGCCCGAGACGCATCCGGCGCGGGCGATGCACGACACCTTCTATCTTGCGCCCGAGAAGGAAGGCGAGACCAACGTCCTGCGCACCCACACCTCGCCGGTCCAGATCCGCGCGATGCAGCAGCATGGCGCGCCGCTGCGGATCATCGCGCCGGGACGGGTCTACCGCTCGGACAGCGACGCGACCCACACCCCGATGTTCCACCAGATCGAGGGGCTGGTGATCGACCGCGGGATCACGATGGCCAATCTCAAGTGGACGCTCGAGACCTTCCTCAAGGCCTTCTTCGAGCGTGACGACATCGCGATCCGGCTGCGTCCCTCCTACTTCCCCTTCACCGAGCCCTCGGCCGAGGTCGATGTCGGCTGGTCGATGGAAAACGGCCGCCGCGTGGTCGGCGGATCCGAAGGCTGGATGGAAGTGCTCGGCTCGGGGATGGTCCACCCGCGGGTCATCGCCGCCGCCGGGCTCGATCCCGACGAGTGGCAGGGCTTCGCCTTCGGCACCGGGATCGACCGGCTGGCGATGCTCAAATACGGCATGAACGACCTTCGCCAATTCTTCGACGGCGACCTTCGCTGGCTCCGCCACTACGGCTTCGGCGCGCTCTCCGTACCCACCTTGAGCGCGGGAGTGGGCGCATGA
- a CDS encoding helix-turn-helix domain-containing protein — translation MKTKLFLGARLKRLRRDRGLQQTAMAGLLGISPSYLNHLERNQRPVTAGVLLRLAQAFELDIRQFAAEGGEQGSAEQLSEVFSDGMFGDLQISRQEIVELADNSPAVAEGVTRLYTALRELRRTPAGIDGAEGAERALITPETWVRDYIQSCRNHFPDLEEGAETLGGALGDPLSVAEPLRRRLKEAYGVEVRVVGPEELQGASQAYDPQRRLLQLSSLLRPENKTFGIAYQLSLLEFHPIIARLLEAARPPDSGTRHLLHMSLANYAAGAIMMPYGTFLAAAERYRWSIDRLCAEFGANVEQVSHRFTTLGRQGARGIPFFMLRIDPAGNVSKRYAGERFPFSRFGGTCPRWNLHAAFQAAGQVVTQLIETPDGHRYFTVARTIERPIKTELSGGLLAIGIGCDIAHAHRLHCAEGIDLERAPVTPVGPACSICPRLDCAYRATPPAGHKLAVHEHRKSISPYPFVA, via the coding sequence ATGAAGACAAAGCTGTTCCTTGGTGCCCGGCTCAAGCGACTGCGCCGCGACCGCGGGCTTCAGCAGACCGCCATGGCCGGGCTGCTCGGCATTTCTCCGAGCTATCTCAACCATCTGGAACGCAACCAGCGGCCGGTCACCGCCGGAGTCCTGCTCCGCCTCGCGCAGGCGTTCGAGCTCGACATCCGCCAGTTCGCCGCCGAGGGCGGCGAGCAGGGATCGGCCGAACAATTGTCCGAGGTCTTCTCCGACGGAATGTTCGGCGACCTGCAGATCAGCCGGCAGGAGATCGTCGAGCTGGCCGACAACAGCCCGGCCGTCGCCGAAGGCGTCACCAGGCTCTACACCGCGCTTCGAGAGTTGCGCCGCACGCCCGCCGGGATCGACGGGGCGGAAGGCGCCGAACGCGCGCTGATAACGCCCGAGACCTGGGTCCGCGATTACATCCAGTCGTGCCGCAACCACTTTCCCGACCTCGAGGAAGGCGCGGAAACGCTTGGCGGCGCGCTCGGCGACCCGCTGTCGGTGGCCGAGCCGCTGCGTCGGCGCCTCAAGGAAGCCTATGGGGTCGAGGTCCGGGTGGTCGGACCCGAAGAGCTGCAGGGCGCAAGCCAGGCCTACGACCCGCAGCGCCGGCTGCTTCAGCTGTCCTCGCTGCTCCGGCCCGAGAACAAGACCTTCGGAATCGCCTATCAGCTCTCGCTGCTCGAATTTCACCCGATCATCGCCCGGCTGCTCGAAGCCGCGCGGCCGCCCGACAGCGGCACCCGCCACCTGCTCCACATGAGCCTCGCCAACTATGCGGCGGGGGCGATCATGATGCCCTACGGCACCTTCCTCGCCGCTGCCGAGCGCTATCGCTGGTCGATCGACCGGTTGTGCGCCGAGTTCGGTGCCAACGTCGAGCAGGTGTCGCACCGCTTCACCACCCTCGGCCGTCAGGGCGCCCGGGGCATTCCCTTCTTCATGCTTCGGATCGACCCGGCCGGAAATGTCTCCAAGCGCTATGCCGGGGAGCGCTTCCCCTTTTCGCGTTTCGGCGGGACCTGCCCGCGGTGGAACCTCCATGCCGCCTTCCAGGCCGCCGGCCAGGTAGTCACCCAGTTGATCGAGACCCCGGACGGCCACCGCTACTTCACCGTCGCCCGGACGATCGAGCGGCCGATCAAGACTGAGCTGTCGGGCGGGCTGCTGGCGATCGGCATCGGCTGCGACATCGCTCACGCCCATCGCCTCCACTGCGCCGAAGGGATCGACCTCGAGCGCGCGCCGGTGACCCCGGTCGGGCCCGCCTGCTCGATCTGCCCGCGGCTCGACTGCGCCTATCGCGCGACCCCGCCGGCCGGCCACAAGCTCGCCGTCCACGAACATCGCAAGTCGATCTCGCCCTACCCCTTCGTCGCCTGA
- a CDS encoding DUF4170 domain-containing protein translates to MGQRYWVIGGEYRDCAFAEIEPGTERISGPFGDELKARMEWQRLTFRDHCGATERFTIAIEPSAIRV, encoded by the coding sequence ATGGGACAGCGCTATTGGGTGATCGGCGGCGAGTATCGCGATTGCGCCTTCGCCGAAATCGAGCCGGGCACGGAGCGGATCAGCGGTCCCTTCGGGGATGAGCTCAAGGCACGGATGGAATGGCAGCGGCTGACCTTCCGCGATCATTGCGGCGCGACCGAACGCTTCACGATCGCGATCGAGCCGAGCGCCATTCGCGTCTGA
- a CDS encoding isocitrate lyase, translating to MSYQSQISTAAQLIAGIGDPWRGIDAEAVARMRLQNRFQCGLDIARYTAGIMRQDMAAYDSDPAAYTQSLGCWHGFIAQQKMIAVKKHFGTTKGRYLYLSGWMIAALRSEFGPLPDQSMHEKTSVPALIEEIYTFLRQADSRELSLLFRDLDKAREGGNEVEEKRLLNAIENHETHVVPIIADIDAGFGNAEATYLLAKKMIEAGACALQIENQVSDEKQCGHQDGKVTVPHEDFLAKIRACRYAFLELGVDDGIIVARTDSLGAGLTKQIAFSREPGDLGDQYNGFLDCEEIEDVGQANGDVIINRGGKLLRPRRLPSNLYQFRPGTGEDRCVLDCITSLENGADLIWIETEKPHIEQIAGMVDRIREKVPTAKLAYNNSPSFNWTLNFRQQVYDAWAADGRDVGAYDRARLMSADYDSTELGIEADERIRTFQRDAAKRAGIFHHLITLPTYHTAALSTDNLAREYFGEAGMLGYVRNVQREEIRQGIACVKHQNMSGSDIGDDHKEYFAGEAALKAGGAHNTMNQFAA from the coding sequence TTGTCCTACCAGTCACAGATTTCCACGGCCGCGCAGCTGATTGCCGGAATCGGCGACCCCTGGCGCGGGATCGACGCGGAAGCGGTGGCCCGGATGCGGCTCCAGAATCGCTTCCAGTGCGGGCTCGACATCGCCCGCTACACCGCCGGCATCATGCGCCAGGACATGGCCGCCTATGACTCCGACCCGGCCGCCTACACCCAGTCGCTCGGCTGCTGGCACGGCTTCATCGCCCAGCAGAAGATGATCGCGGTGAAGAAGCATTTCGGCACCACCAAGGGCCGTTACCTCTATCTGTCCGGGTGGATGATCGCCGCGCTGCGCAGTGAATTCGGCCCGCTTCCCGACCAGTCGATGCACGAGAAGACCAGCGTTCCCGCGCTGATCGAGGAGATCTACACCTTCCTCCGCCAGGCCGACTCGCGCGAGCTGAGCCTGCTCTTCCGCGACCTCGACAAGGCGCGCGAGGGCGGCAACGAGGTCGAGGAGAAGCGGCTGCTCAACGCGATCGAGAACCACGAAACCCATGTCGTGCCGATCATCGCCGACATCGACGCGGGCTTCGGCAACGCCGAGGCGACCTACCTTCTCGCCAAGAAGATGATCGAGGCGGGTGCCTGCGCGCTGCAGATCGAGAACCAGGTCTCCGACGAGAAGCAGTGCGGGCACCAGGACGGCAAGGTCACCGTCCCGCACGAGGACTTCCTCGCCAAGATCCGCGCCTGCCGCTACGCCTTCCTCGAGCTCGGGGTCGACGACGGGATCATCGTCGCGCGGACCGACAGCCTCGGCGCGGGCCTGACCAAGCAGATCGCCTTCAGCCGCGAGCCCGGCGACCTCGGGGACCAGTATAACGGCTTTCTCGACTGCGAGGAGATCGAGGATGTCGGCCAAGCCAATGGCGATGTCATCATCAATCGCGGGGGCAAGCTGCTCCGGCCAAGGCGGCTGCCGTCCAACCTCTACCAGTTCCGCCCCGGCACCGGCGAGGACCGCTGCGTCCTCGACTGCATCACCTCGCTCGAGAATGGCGCCGACCTCATCTGGATCGAGACCGAGAAGCCGCACATCGAACAGATCGCGGGCATGGTCGACCGCATCCGCGAAAAGGTGCCCACCGCCAAGCTCGCCTACAACAATAGCCCGTCGTTCAACTGGACGCTGAACTTCCGCCAGCAGGTCTATGACGCCTGGGCCGCCGATGGCCGCGACGTCGGCGCCTACGACCGCGCAAGGCTGATGAGCGCCGACTATGATTCGACCGAGCTCGGGATCGAGGCGGACGAGCGGATCCGCACCTTCCAGCGCGACGCGGCGAAGCGGGCGGGCATCTTCCACCACCTCATCACGCTTCCGACCTATCACACGGCGGCGCTGTCGACCGACAATCTCGCGCGTGAGTATTTCGGCGAGGCGGGGATGCTCGGCTACGTCAGGAACGTGCAGCGCGAGGAGATTCGCCAGGGCATCGCCTGCGTGAAGCACCAGAACATGTCGGGCAGCGACATCGGCGACGACCACAAGGAATATTTCGCCGGCGAGGCGGCCTTGAAGGCGGGCGGCGCGCACAACACGATGAACCAGTTCGCGGCCTGA